One window of Nymphaea colorata isolate Beijing-Zhang1983 chromosome 1, ASM883128v2, whole genome shotgun sequence genomic DNA carries:
- the LOC116266177 gene encoding probable beta-1,4-xylosyltransferase IRX9H, with the protein MASFRRPTSLLPRDAVAQNGEETLHVLPSQKLSGAQASPPSGGIAAVLLSLSRIFCFAIGFCLQRSNRSLERTKSKGLSWKRAFFHFLLCFICGLLIGFTPFVTVDFSSNLELEHQTLPLDYPIRDSAQVENLTASIVSKNDTVDLERKLSQEIKDGSAETVISEVNVDEGRKLLIVVTPTYNRAFQAYYLNRLAHTLRLVPPPLLWIVVEASAQSPETANLLRKTGVMYRHLFADKNNTSVNDRGVHQRNVALAHIEKHRLDGIVYLADDDNMYSKDLFQQMRNISRFGAWPVAMLMKSKNEAVLEGPVCRGKQVIGWHTSLRSKNIRRFHVDMSGFAFNSTILWDPKRWKRPTVEPIRQLDAAKEGLKESSFIEQVVEDESQMEGVLDGCSRIMAWNLHLEAPELPFPRGWTMRKYLDMVSPLK; encoded by the exons ATGGCATCTTTTAGACGACCGACGTCTCTTCTCCCTCGAGATGCAGTGGCTCAAAACGGGGAGGAAACCTTACATGTTCTGCCATCTCAGAAGTTGTCGGGTGCTCAGGCCAGTCCTCCTTCTGGGGGAATAGCAGCCGTCCTTCTAAGTTTGTCCAGAATTTTCTGTTTTGCGATTGGTTTCTGCTTGCAGAGATCGAATAGGAGCCTGGAGAGGACGAAATCCAAAGGGCTTTCTTGGAAGAGggctttctttcattttttgttatgttttataTGTGGTCTCTTAATTGGGTTTACTCCCTTCGTTACAGTGGATTTCTCCTCCAATCTTGAGTTGGAACATCAAACACTCCCATTAGATTACCCAATCAGAGATTCAGCTCAAGTTGAGAACTTAACAGCTAGCATAGTCTCTAAAAATGACACTGTTGATCTGGAGCGGAAACTTAGTCAAGAGATAAAAGATGGGAGTGCAGAAACTGTTATCTCAGAAGTTAACGTCGATGAAGGTCGGAAGTTGTTGATAGTTGTAACTCCAACATACAATCGTGCTTTTCAAGCATACTATTTGAACCGCTTGGCTCATACGCTAAGACTTGTCCCTCCTCCTCTGCTCTGGATTGTAGTAGAAGCATCTGCACAGTCTCCTGAGACTGCTAACCTCCTGAGGAAAACCGGAGTAATGTATCGACATCTTTTTGCTGACAAGAATAATACAAGCGTGAATGATAGAGGTGTGCACCAGAGAAATGTTGCTCTTGCTCATATTGAAAAGCACCGTTTGGATGGGATCGTGTACCTCGCCGATGATGATAACATGTACTCTAAGGATCTTTTTCAACAAATGAGGAACATAAG CCGGTTTGGCGCCTGGCCTGTTGCCATGCTTATGAAAAGCAAAAACGAGGCTGTATTGGAGGGACCCGTTTGCCGGGGAAAGCAAGTTATTGGGTGGCATACAAGTTTAAGAAGCAAGAACATTCGGAGGTTCCATGTTGACATGTCTGGTTTTGCCTTTAATAGTACCATACTTTGGGACCCAAAAAGGTGGAAGCGACCTACTGTTGAGCCAATTAGGCAGCTGGATGCAGCGAAGGAGGGTTTGAAG GAATCATCATTTATAGAACAAGTAGTTGAGGATGAAAGTCAAATGGAAGGTGTACTAGATGGATGCTCAAGAATCATGGCTTGGAATCTACATCTGGAAGCACCAGAACTGCCTTTTCCTCGCGGCTGGACCATGCGAAAATATCTGGACATGGTTTCTCCTCTAAAGTAG
- the LOC116256492 gene encoding NADPH:adrenodoxin oxidoreductase, mitochondrial isoform X1, with protein sequence MVFRLARRAWGSRSICASRFPSSSLSYSSSCSSSHPLHVCVVGSGPAGFYTAEKMLKSHKGAEVDIIDRLPTPFGLVRSGVAPDHPETKIVINQFSRVAVDQRCSFFGNVTLGASISLSELRELYHVVVLAYGAESDRVLGVPGEDLAGIYSAREFVWWYNGHPDCNTLSPDLRTTDTAIVLGQGNVALDVARVLLRDSAALATTDIAEHALVALAESSIRKVYLVGRRGPAQAACTAKELREILGIKNLHVHIQEADLKLSYLDEEELKNSRIQKRVYELFCKGASQHLNTTSCQRELHFVFFRKPDSFLQSDTEGRVSGVHLEKTVLKETGTGKQSAFGSGQFEDLQAGLVLKSIGYKSLSIDGLPFDSHRGIVPNIRGRVLRDGSEPHLLEKGLYVAGWLKRGPTGIIATNLYCSEETVYSISEDIEQGKFTETADMRLGRAGLVQLLENRGITYVTFSDWEKIDCIERAAGNRKNKPREKIASWGELLRAAKA encoded by the exons ATGGTTTTCAGACTAGCAAGAAGGGCATGGGGATCGAGAAGCATTTGCGCCTCtcgttttccttcttcttctttgtcttattcttcttcttgctcctcATCTCACCCGTTGCACGTTTGCGTCGTTGGCAGTGGACCAGCAGGGTTTTACACTGCAGAGAAG ATGTTAAAATCACATAAAGGAGCAGAGGTGGACATCATCGATCGGTTACCGACGCCGTTTGGGCTCGTCCGTTCGGGAGTTGCACCTGATCATCCTGAAACGAAG ATTGTCATCAACCAGTTTTCACGTGTTGCTGTGGATCAACGGTGTTCTTTCTTTGGAAATGTGACACTCGGAGCTAGCATTTCACTCTCAGAGCTGCGGGAGTTGTACCATGTG GTGGTGCTTGCATATGGTGCTGAAAGCGACAGAGTTCTGGGTGTTCCTGGTGAA GATTTGGCTGGGATTTACTCCGCTAGAGAGTTTGTTTGGTGGTATAATGGGCATCCTGACTGTAACACCCTTTCACCCGACTTGAGGACAACTGATACAGCTATTGTGCTTGGGCAG GGTAATGTAGCTCTGGATGTTGCGCGTGTACTTTTGCGAGATTCAGCTGCATTGGCAACTACGGATATTGCAGAACATGCTTTGGTTGCTCTTGCGGAGAGTTCAATCAG AAAAGTATATCTGGTTGGAAGGCGTGGACCAGCACAGGCTGCCTGTACTGCCAAGGAGCTACGTGAAATTCTTG GTATCAAGAATTTGCATGTCCACATCCAGGAAGCTGATCTAAAGCTGTCATATCTGGATGAG GAAGAGCTTAAGAACAGTAGGATCCAAAAACGAGTATATGAACTATTCTGTAAGGGAGCCTCCCAGCATTTGAACACTACTTCTTGTCAGCGTGAgcttcactttgtttttttccGGAAGCCAGACAGCTTCTTACAGTCTGATACTGAAGGCAGAGTTTCTGGAGTACACCTGGAGAAGACAGTTTTGAAAG AAACTGGCACAGGTAAGCAGTCTGCGTTTGGTAGTGGGCAATTTGAGGACCTTCAAGCTGG GTTAGTGTTGAAAAGTATCGGTTACAAGTCTCTGTCAATTGATGGATTGCCTTTTGATAGTCACAGAG GTATAGTACCAAACATCAGAGGCCGAGTGCTAAGAGACGGCTCAGAACCCCATCTTCTCGAAAAGGGTCTGTACGTAGCAGGTTGGTTAAAAAGAGGACCCACTGGAATCATCGCCACAAACCTGTACTGCTCTGAGGAAACT GTATACAGCATCTCAGAAGACATAGAACAAGGTAAATTCACAGAAACTGCAGATATGAGATTGGGACGAGCAGGTTTGGTCCAACTATTAGAGAACAGGGGCATCACGTACGTAACTTTCAGCGACTGGGAAAAGATAGATTGCATTGAGAGAGCTGCCGGCAACAGGAAGAACAAACCCAGAGAGAAGATTGCATCCTGGGGAGAACTATTGAGAGCTGCAAAGGCATAA
- the LOC116256502 gene encoding peroxisome biogenesis protein 2, whose product MGEESQMGGVVIPPEDAWERSYRKLSPYWISYAASSSREAVPISVSRVNQVDAGRLDVEMSAMLKEQLVKVFSLFKPGLLFQYEPELDAFLEFLIWRFSIWVDKPTPGNALMNLRYRDERAATLQGKEVRTGIEGPGLTISQKIWYCLATVGGQYMWSRLQSFSAFRRWGDNEQRSWVRRLWVLVQQAEGFYKAASLANLLIFIYAGRYRNLIERALRARLVYGTPNMNRAVSFEYMNRQLVWNEFSEMLLLLLPLLNASSFRRFFLPFSKDKQSGSSSDDAACPICHRSPAVPFSAQPCQHRYCYYCLRTRSAANSSFRCARCNEPVLAMQRTRFSTDPKPQ is encoded by the exons ATGGGTGAAGAATCACAGATGGGAGGGGTCGTAATCCCTCCAGAGGACGCTTGGGAACGTTCATACAGGAAACTCTCCCCTTATTGGATTTCCTACGCAGCATCTTCTTCgagg GAGGCGGTACCCATTTCGGTCTCCAGGGTTAACCAGGTGGATGCGGGGAGGCTGGACGTGGAGATGTCCGCCATGTTGAAGGAGCAATTGGTTAAAGTTTTTTCTCTATTCAAG CCAGGATTGTTATTTCAGTATGAGCCAGAATTGGACGCATTTCTTGAGTTTCTTATTTGGAGATTTTCCATATGGGTGGACAAACCAACTCCTGGTAACGCTCTTATGAATCTGAGGTACAGAGATGAGCGTGCAGCAACCTTACAAGGGAAAGAAG TAAGAACAGGGATTGAAGGGCCAGGGCTTACAATTTCTCAAAAGATTTGGTACTGCCTTGCCACAGTTGGTGGTCAGTATATGTGGTCTCGCTTGCAATCTTTCTCTGCTTTCCGTAGATGGGGTGATAACGAACAG AGATCGTGGGTGCGGAGATTGTGGGTTCTGGTGCAGCAGGCTGAGGGATTCTATAAAGCTGCATCCTTGGCTAATCtgctcatttttatttatgcaGGAAG GTACAGAAACCTTATTGAGAGGGCTCTAAGGGCACGGCTTGTCTATGGAACCCCAAATATGAATCGTGCTGTCAGTTTTGAGTACATGAATCGCCAGTTGGTGTGGAATGAATTCTCA GAAAtgctgcttctgcttcttcccCTTCTCAATGCATCATCCTTTAGGAgattttttctccctttctcgaAAGATAAACAATCTGGAAGCTCCAGTGATGATGCAGCCTGCCCTATTTGTCATAGAAGTCCTGCAGTTCCATTTAGTGCCCAACCATGCCAACACAG GTATTGTTACTACTGCCTTCGGACTCGTTCTGCGGCAAATTCATCATTTAGATGTGCTCGTTGCAACGAACCAGTTCTTGCCATGCAGCGCACTCGTTTTTCAACAGATCCTAAACCTCAGTGA
- the LOC116256492 gene encoding NADPH:adrenodoxin oxidoreductase, mitochondrial isoform X2, whose product MVFRLARRAWGSRSICASRFPSSSLSYSSSCSSSHPLHVCVVGSGPAGFYTAEKMLKSHKGAEVDIIDRLPTPFGLVRSGVAPDHPETKVVLAYGAESDRVLGVPGEDLAGIYSAREFVWWYNGHPDCNTLSPDLRTTDTAIVLGQGNVALDVARVLLRDSAALATTDIAEHALVALAESSIRKVYLVGRRGPAQAACTAKELREILGIKNLHVHIQEADLKLSYLDEEELKNSRIQKRVYELFCKGASQHLNTTSCQRELHFVFFRKPDSFLQSDTEGRVSGVHLEKTVLKETGTGKQSAFGSGQFEDLQAGLVLKSIGYKSLSIDGLPFDSHRGIVPNIRGRVLRDGSEPHLLEKGLYVAGWLKRGPTGIIATNLYCSEETVYSISEDIEQGKFTETADMRLGRAGLVQLLENRGITYVTFSDWEKIDCIERAAGNRKNKPREKIASWGELLRAAKA is encoded by the exons ATGGTTTTCAGACTAGCAAGAAGGGCATGGGGATCGAGAAGCATTTGCGCCTCtcgttttccttcttcttctttgtcttattcttcttcttgctcctcATCTCACCCGTTGCACGTTTGCGTCGTTGGCAGTGGACCAGCAGGGTTTTACACTGCAGAGAAG ATGTTAAAATCACATAAAGGAGCAGAGGTGGACATCATCGATCGGTTACCGACGCCGTTTGGGCTCGTCCGTTCGGGAGTTGCACCTGATCATCCTGAAACGAAG GTGGTGCTTGCATATGGTGCTGAAAGCGACAGAGTTCTGGGTGTTCCTGGTGAA GATTTGGCTGGGATTTACTCCGCTAGAGAGTTTGTTTGGTGGTATAATGGGCATCCTGACTGTAACACCCTTTCACCCGACTTGAGGACAACTGATACAGCTATTGTGCTTGGGCAG GGTAATGTAGCTCTGGATGTTGCGCGTGTACTTTTGCGAGATTCAGCTGCATTGGCAACTACGGATATTGCAGAACATGCTTTGGTTGCTCTTGCGGAGAGTTCAATCAG AAAAGTATATCTGGTTGGAAGGCGTGGACCAGCACAGGCTGCCTGTACTGCCAAGGAGCTACGTGAAATTCTTG GTATCAAGAATTTGCATGTCCACATCCAGGAAGCTGATCTAAAGCTGTCATATCTGGATGAG GAAGAGCTTAAGAACAGTAGGATCCAAAAACGAGTATATGAACTATTCTGTAAGGGAGCCTCCCAGCATTTGAACACTACTTCTTGTCAGCGTGAgcttcactttgtttttttccGGAAGCCAGACAGCTTCTTACAGTCTGATACTGAAGGCAGAGTTTCTGGAGTACACCTGGAGAAGACAGTTTTGAAAG AAACTGGCACAGGTAAGCAGTCTGCGTTTGGTAGTGGGCAATTTGAGGACCTTCAAGCTGG GTTAGTGTTGAAAAGTATCGGTTACAAGTCTCTGTCAATTGATGGATTGCCTTTTGATAGTCACAGAG GTATAGTACCAAACATCAGAGGCCGAGTGCTAAGAGACGGCTCAGAACCCCATCTTCTCGAAAAGGGTCTGTACGTAGCAGGTTGGTTAAAAAGAGGACCCACTGGAATCATCGCCACAAACCTGTACTGCTCTGAGGAAACT GTATACAGCATCTCAGAAGACATAGAACAAGGTAAATTCACAGAAACTGCAGATATGAGATTGGGACGAGCAGGTTTGGTCCAACTATTAGAGAACAGGGGCATCACGTACGTAACTTTCAGCGACTGGGAAAAGATAGATTGCATTGAGAGAGCTGCCGGCAACAGGAAGAACAAACCCAGAGAGAAGATTGCATCCTGGGGAGAACTATTGAGAGCTGCAAAGGCATAA